The genome window AGACAGAAGCAGCTATCTTTCCCCAGACTTTGCTGATACCCCGCGTCATCGGAAACCTACGAAGAATTGTGCTTCGGGCTGACAGGGAAGCGGTGATCGCCGCCTCTAATCGCTATCTCACAGTTTTGCCATGTGCAGCCCGCCCGCGAAGCTTCAGCTAAGCATATCTGCGCCGAGCGATATCGACTTGGCAAGCAGACATGTGAAGTTGGATGCTGTTTATTGGGGAGAGGACTTGATTTCACAGCTGGCTATGCATAAGCCTTGATTGGACGCCATGCAGCCCAGATAAGGGCCTCCTCGTCCATATCTCTGGGATGCAATAGTTGCATGATACGAACCCCTTAGCGCGGGAGCCCCTAAATTACCGCCAGCTCATAGCAGCATCAACCCCGGAATGTCTGCCTGTTCTGGCCACAGCTATCGTCAAAATGAGCGATAGTTCTAGGTCAAGTCTGGAGTATGGAGTGTATCTATCCTCCACCTGGCACCTGACACATATCGTCATGGAATACTACACATATTCTAGAACAAAGATAGCATCTCAGGCCGCTTGTGTCTGATACCAGCCGAACTAGACAGTCCATCGTTATCAGggcccttctccccttcccgCCTAGTCAACTAACTTCCGCCGTCTTCCTCGTTTCCCGTTTAGCAGCTAATTAAACCCGCCAGTGCCCTGGACATGCAACCCTGCATTAAATCTTTACCCTTTCCTGTTGCCTAGCCCAATCCTTCTTATTatttcccttcctcatctCATATACCACAACCATCCACAGTGTACGAACAGCAGTGACACTACAACACCCAACCAAACCGTGACGCTTCCAACTGTAATCTATCTACATACCCTACTCAGACGACCCTCAGTGGAACCTCCACCCTGCCGCTCCACAACTGCAATCCGCACCAACGACCCACCGAGGAAACTTTCGGGATCTGAAGGGTGACTCCAACAGTAACTTTCGGGAAAGTAACCTAGAAAAAAATTGGAAAGACGTTTTCCCGTCGTCGCGTGCTTGTAGTAGACAATACCAAAGTAGGCATGTACCTGCGTGCCCAGCCCCTCCCTTTCAAGCTGAGACACGGAAGAgtcttttttcctctctctctcaatgATATAGAGATAGACCCATCTAATATCACCTACATTAAGATTTATCTATACATAACTGCACATAATCCCTTGACCCAAaataactaaataatataattatcattCCATCATACCCAACCCATAAAAGAACACCACTCAAAAAAGAACGGTACCGAACGCGTCTCCCAACCCCGAACGACCTTTCCTAACCTACGCGTCGGATAACCCGTTTCTAGTGCCCTCGAtagaaaaaatttttttttcattttcccttccaTACTATCTAACCACTAATCAATGAATGAaaaagaatggatggatgggacggTTCGACCCGCCAATCCCAACGCAGTCTCACCAGTCCCGATTCAGCTCCTAacttagtacttacttaACTATCGGCTCGGTTTCCCGAGTCTGCCGAGCATTACCATTTTATGCTACCGTGGGTTTTATATGCTTTGTAGGATAGTGTGCCAAGGACCAGCCAACCAAATAGCCAACCAACCAGttaattagttagttggtTATTAGACTGTAGACAGTTACTAAGCGGGGGTTTTTGCCGAGCCGAAGCCATAACCAACTAAACTTAttccattcttcttttctctcgttGTTTCTTTCTGAAATGGGCTAGATTGTAGTTCGCTATTGAGGGTTAGTGACTCACAAATTTGATTTTTATACGAACTCCGCGGTAAAGATCAAACCAGATTGGATAAAATTGTCCTTgaggctttttcttttcccgcCCGTCAATATCTTCCTATTACACTAAGCTCTGGGGCAGTTGGAGTCACGTACTAACTACGATATACCTAGACCCCTTCAGGATAAGGATATGCAGGTACAGACATGCCTCACTAGCTAACTACTTCAGAACTAGTCTTGTTGCTAGTCATATATGATGGAATCGAAACTCCCAAATCCGAATACGGGTGCCTGTTTGACTGTGCACTAGACTGCTTGTAGGTAAAATGTTGTGGCTATTCGCTGTAGAACGCTGGGGCGTTGAAAATGTGGGTTCGGACTCGGGGATTGGTTAGCTCACTTAGGTGAGGCGCCAAGGGAGAGGGATGACGTGGGTTTTCACTTGTGCAAGACGTTGGGAAGTTGGAGGTTACTGCTTTGTAGTAGGTTATTCATTCATGTCATGTAGGATATGTATTTTTGAAGTGGTACCTAGTGGGTgcttactacttagtagtaatCATGAAGGTTCAATTCCTTCCAATGTTTAGATCATTGCattgtgctgctgcttgataatgaatatatatttagcaTCATCTTCGGCATCTTTCCGTGATCAGCGGAAAATGATATGCCTATCATAATCGGGATGGTAGCTATCACTCCGTACTGAGTGAGTGTGTTATTGTGGACATGTTAGTAACAGGGACAAATGACAAGTTTGTCATTATGTAGATAAAGGTCAGAAACCAGCCATTGGCGATTCGATTGACACGGATCAAGTATAAGCTCAAATGTTGATATGCATGCCACGGAATGGTTAATGGATTTACGCATGTCAGAACATCCAACACTCTGTTCTGTACTAATATCATTCACGTCATATCGCTACAATATGTACCGGAAACTGTGACATGGAAAAGTCCATCAAGTATCTgacttccccttctccgaACAACTAGCACCCGCCTCCCCCATCTCTCCCACCTGCTCCACTCCATCTACAACCAAACCCTGCACATCAGCCGGTCCCTTGAACTGCTTCCGAGCGGTAGTAAACCACGTAAAAATGCTCAGCAACGCAATCAGCCCGATCGCCGCGCTGGTGTAGTTCATCGAATCCGGAGTGACTGGTGCATCTGACGGAAAGTTAAAGGTGATGAATGCAAAGAACAGAAAGAGAAACCCAAGCCCGTGCAGGCTGAGCGATATGGGCAACGGGAAAGAATAAGGACCGTCGACGGGAGCGATGTCATGGCCAAAGAAATACCCGAGGAGGCGAGCAAGAAGAACTAGTGCGTAGGAGACGTCtatgataataatactgtTAGCTTTGTCCTTGTTGCCAAATTCGAAGGGAACGTCTTACAAAATCCCGTGGTCGCAATGGACACAACCGTATTAAACCCAGTGACGGTGCCAAAGTAGATCGAGTTGAAAGCCATTTGCACCACAACGGTGAACAATATCGCATATATCGggatctttctcctcttctccacccggGATAAGATCCCAGAGAATGGCATTCCCCGGTCCCGTGCGAATGCAAATAGCGCCCGGGAGCCCTCCGCAACAAGACTTACTGAGGCTACCATCATGATCACCGTCATCATACTAGTCATAAAGCAGGCCGCGACTTTGCTTTGGGTTGAGTCGTAGAAGATCTGCAACACGGGGACACCGGTGGAGGAGTTTGCAGTAGCATCAATGTCGCCGATGCAGAAGCAGAGCGTCAACAGGAAAATGAATCCTGTTACAGCGCCCATCCCAACAGACATGACCATGGCTTTGGGCGCATCTCGCGAGGCATGGGTCATTTCTTCGGTCATGTGGCTTGGAGTATCGTAACAGCACATGCCGAAGAAACTTTGAAGGATTCCGACCATTGTTGCCATGGCGGATCCAAAGCCGGTTGTGTTTTGGAAATCCTGAAATACGAATGCGGCatcttgtttgtttttgttgGTTGCTAGTAGAAttacgacgatgatgatgaacgaGCAAACGTTCCACAGCAGGATGGCCCGGGATAGGCGGTTGAGCAGGTGGGGCAAGAACATATTGACCAGAAGAGCCCAGATTGCGACTGCATAAGTGACCAAGACGGTATGCCACCGTTCGATTACATATCCGGGATATACCAGGTTTGCTTGTCCGAGGATGAAGTTGGCTGCGAACGAGTTGTTCGCAGAGCCCATGGCGAGAATACCTGTTCTCAACTGAGCATCGTGACACAGATATTCTGGAGATATACCAAAGCTTACCCATTAGCATGAACCACCCCGTTATGTACGACATCTCTCGAGCGATTTTTGGTGGTGCTAGCAGAAAGACCCATGAATACTGCCCTCCCGCTACAGGCCACCTTGAGCACCATTCTGCCATGGATAGGGCAACCGCAAAGGTGATTACACACACGCCTAACCATCCGAAGAGCATAACCGGTGGACCACCGGCATCTACTCCAATGATGAATACACCACTGAGTGCACTCCAGCTGTCGTACATGTTAGTCAGCTGTTCGACATGGTAAGATTGGGGTGGACTACCAGGTAACGATACTAAAACTGAAGCCTATCATATCCAAGAGGCCGAACGACCGTTTGAATTCTGGAGTCATGAACGTCAGTCAATACACTTCTAATTCGAGACTCCATCATTAATCCAGTCATACCTTGCTGATAGCCCAGGTGCTCAAGCGTgaggtcttcttcggtgCCATGGCCGAAGACATCTTTGGGCTCCGCAGACATGATGCCGATGGTGGTGACTGTGCATAAAGGGGTTTGAGGTCGATCAGATTGACAACATATCTGCTATATATCCAGCCGGGCCAGCATGATAAGCTCGTGTCGATGATGTACCATGTCTGTCGGCTGGCTCTGCAGCTCAGCTTGCCAAGTGGTGCTTATCAGCGGATCGACCGGTGACATACCGAGTTGGAGAACCGCCATTGGCAGGACGCGCATCTTCAGCAAGGGGCATTGGGCCTATCAAAGGAGTAACTTTATTGCTTTTTCGGACCCTCCGACATGCCTTTGACCTGCAGTTTTCGTTTGAATGAGCCAGCAGCGCGGTCGGAGTATGACTCAGCTGCTAGTGACTCCGATCGTGGTGAACTAACTAGCGGGGTACATACCCAATCCCTTGCTATATAATCGGTGAATCACAATCAGTGCCCACATGATTCGAGGTCACTTTTGACCCCTCACAATGGCTTACATTGAGAACTTACAAGGGCTCATAGCCCAATCGCTATCATTGGTGGTCTTCGCACTTTCTAGCACCATATTCTGCAGATGCTTCTATCGCATCTACCTCCATCCTTTGTCATCGGTACCGGGTCCTAAGCTCGCAGCCTGCACTTCGCTATGGCTAGCATACCATACATATATCGGCGACGAATGTACAGTAGTATATGACTTGCATCGCAAATACGGCCCGGTCTTACGAGTCGCTCCCAATGACGTCGACATCGCCGATAAAGATGCGCTGGAGCCAATCTACGTTGCTCGCGGGGGTTTCCCCAAGACACCAGCATATTCCAAGTTCGACATCGACGGACACACGACCATATTCTCCAGTTTGACTTTGCCTGAGCGAGCAACACGAGCGAAAGCTGTCGCCCCTCTTTTCTCTACGACATCTATTCGCAACTCTCAAGAAGCCTTACGCGAGGTCTTTGACGACTTTGCAAAAAGACTGCAGGCTGAAGCGCGCACTGGCAGGCCAGTAAACGTGCTTAATGTGACGCGTGCGATGGCAATTGACGCTGTAAGTACGTATCTGTTCCACGAGAGGTACGGCGCCATCACGGAGGATTCAGAGTCAATGTCGGCATCGCCGTTTGTAGATTCCTTCGTTGGAGTAGGTGCCTATTTCAATATCGTGCCGGGGAAAGTCGGTAGTTTTGTCACGGAGGTCATTGAGCGTTGGAGCACGACCAAGAATGTGGAGCAGTCGCACGGACTGATCGACCAGTACGCCAGAAGGCTTGTCCGGGCAGCGGTACCAAAAAGTGGAAGCTATCAGAGCCGTTTGTTGGAGAAGTCGACCATAGCACAGTCTCAGATTGAAGTCAAAGATGTCTGTTTTGCAGGAACCGATTCCACGGGAATGAACACCGCGACGATCATGTGGTATCTTGCGAAACACCCAGAAGTGTGAGTAGCAATAAGGCCAGAGTTGTACCCCAATGCCACTAACTGGGCTTTCCTCTAGCTATGATCGTCTCAGACAAGCAGTCATGGAGAGTATCGAGAACGATGAGGATCCAACCGCGTGCGCGTACCTGCGCGGCGTCGTCCGAGAAGGCCTTCGTCTTTCCTGGGCCAATCCAATTCGCCTGCCTCGTTCAGTTCCGGCTGGAGGCTGGAAGTATCGTGACTACTATTTCCCGGCCGGTACGAGTGTTGGAGTTGCGGCCTTTCAGCTGCATCAAGATAGCAGCGTGTTCCCTGAGCCGCATCGTTTCCTTCCCGAACGTTGGGATAACGCGGACGACGAAATGCTCACGGCATTCTTTGCGTTTGGCAAAGGGACTAGAGCATGTATTGCCCAGTCGTTGGCAATGTATGAAGTCACCATGGCTATTTTCACCGTGGTCAAAGAAGATGTGCTGCGTGGTGCGTCGATTGTGGAGGACCGAATTGAGATAAAAGAATGGTTCAATTCCAAAGTCAAAGGGCACGAGATTTTGATACAGTTCGCCAGCAAGTGAAGCGACATACACTCACCAAGAGTGAAACAGCTAATTGTAGACGTGTGTCTGAGAAGCTCGAATGGGATGCCGCGCAGAATAGACACGTCAAAAGTCATCTTTAGAGAAATCAATGTCCTTACCATCCAGCCACTCCGCCATTTCCTTGTATACCATGTCACGCTCTTTGCCAAACAACTGGGGCAGATTCTGCTTAATCGGATAGCCTAGCCGGCGCATACCATAAGCCAGAAACCGGTAGCCTTTGGGCTCCTTAGCTAGAGATTCATGGTCAATATGTGGCGGTCGAGTAGGGTCCACTGGTACACATTTATCCTTCTCATAGATTGGATGATTGCAGAGGATTTTCCATCCCTGCGGCTGCTTCTTCAAAAAGTACCCAAAGCGACAGTCACTAAAACCATCCATATTAGTAGGCTCATATCCGAGATGGGA of Aspergillus luchuensis IFO 4308 DNA, chromosome 7, nearly complete sequence contains these proteins:
- a CDS encoding uncharacterized protein (COG:E;~EggNog:ENOG410PMI1;~InterPro:IPR002293,IPR004840;~PFAM:PF13520,PF00324;~TransMembrane:13 (o37-59i66-86o92-108i120-141o161-181i188-206o226-246i267-292o324-347i368-388o400-423i435-458o470-490i);~go_component: GO:0016020 - membrane [Evidence IEA];~go_component: GO:0016021 - integral component of membrane [Evidence IEA];~go_function: GO:0022857 - transmembrane transporter activity [Evidence IEA];~go_process: GO:0006865 - amino acid transport [Evidence IEA];~go_process: GO:0055085 - transmembrane transport [Evidence IEA]), yielding MSAEPKDVFGHGTEEDLTLEHLGYQQEFKRSFGLLDMIGFSFSIVTCWSALSGVFIIGVDAGGPPVMLFGWLGVCVITFAVALSMAEWCSRWPVAGGQYSWVFLLAPPKIAREMSYITGWFMLMGILAMGSANNSFAANFILGQANLVYPGYVIERWHTVLVTYAVAIWALLVNMFLPHLLNRLSRAILLWNVCSFIIIVVILLATNKNKQDAAFVFQDFQNTTGFGSAMATMVGILQSFFGMCCYDTPSHMTEEMTHASRDAPKAMVMSVGMGAVTGFIFLLTLCFCIGDIDATANSSTGVPVLQIFYDSTQSKVAACFMTSMMTVIMMVASVSLVAEGSRALFAFARDRGMPFSGILSRVEKRRKIPIYAILFTVVVQMAFNSIYFGTVTGFNTVVSIATTGFYVSYALVLLARLLGYFFGHDIAPVDGPYSFPLPISLSLHGLGFLFLFFAFITFNFPSDAPVTPDSMNYTSAAIGLIALLSIFTWFTTARKQFKGPADVQGLVVDGVEQVGEMGEAGASCSEKGKSDT
- a CDS encoding cytochrome P450 (COG:Q;~EggNog:ENOG410PI5X;~InterPro:IPR036396,IPR001128,IPR017972,IPR002401;~PFAM:PF00067;~go_function: GO:0005506 - iron ion binding [Evidence IEA];~go_function: GO:0016705 - oxidoreductase activity, acting on paired donors, with incorporation or reduction of molecular oxygen [Evidence IEA];~go_function: GO:0020037 - heme binding [Evidence IEA];~go_process: GO:0055114 - oxidation-reduction process [Evidence IEA]) yields the protein MAYIENLQGLIAQSLSLVVFALSSTIFCRCFYRIYLHPLSSVPGPKLAACTSLWLAYHTYIGDECTVVYDLHRKYGPVLRVAPNDVDIADKDALEPIYVARGGFPKTPAYSKFDIDGHTTIFSSLTLPERATRAKAVAPLFSTTSIRNSQEALREVFDDFAKRLQAEARTGRPVNVLNVTRAMAIDAVSTYLFHERYGAITEDSESMSASPFVDSFVGVGAYFNIVPGKVGSFVTEVIERWSTTKNVEQSHGLIDQYARRLVRAAVPKSGSYQSRLLEKSTIAQSQIEVKDVCFAGTDSTGMNTATIMWYLAKHPEVYDRLRQAVMESIENDEDPTACAYLRGVVREGLRLSWANPIRLPRSVPAGGWKYRDYYFPAGTSVGVAAFQLHQDSSVFPEPHRFLPERWDNADDEMLTAFFAFGKGTRACIAQSLAMYEVTMAIFTVVKEDVLRGASIVEDRIEIKEWFNSKVKGHEILIQFASK